One genomic region from Oceaniferula flava encodes:
- a CDS encoding CobW family GTP-binding protein: MTLAAIKSLTRVRPVILLTGFLGAGKTTLLKRLLTACQEEALHTDVILNDFADANLDCATIEGMAGSIEALSAGCACCEGLDFLLKLSLKTNALESDLLFVELNGTADPVPIIEAFTLLEERLQLHPRWQVCVIDTRHFGERGFYRDIEELQLQTASHLYLSHTGGGRSVEEILAEVRKVNAHAPVLSDEELVREVLALGRARRQRLLTAPAQGELELATLKKSAQHEQTHDFHSAKIVLPAQAEEQKILNWLNSLPASVLRVKMLMGVQGKPGARYLYERVGMEVSRYPQRVELGPGVENSVILIGPNLPLAELEQSAREYFGK; encoded by the coding sequence ATGACTCTGGCAGCCATAAAAAGCCTCACGCGTGTCCGCCCCGTCATCCTCCTTACCGGTTTTCTGGGCGCTGGCAAAACTACCTTACTGAAGCGGCTTCTGACCGCCTGTCAGGAGGAAGCATTGCATACCGATGTGATTCTGAACGACTTTGCCGATGCCAATCTGGATTGCGCCACCATTGAAGGGATGGCGGGAAGCATCGAAGCTCTATCGGCAGGTTGTGCCTGCTGTGAGGGCTTGGATTTTCTGCTCAAACTTAGCTTGAAAACCAATGCGCTGGAGTCGGACCTGCTATTCGTCGAGCTCAATGGAACGGCCGACCCTGTGCCGATTATTGAAGCGTTCACCTTGTTGGAAGAGAGGCTGCAACTGCATCCGCGATGGCAAGTCTGCGTGATCGATACCCGCCACTTTGGCGAGCGCGGCTTCTATCGTGACATTGAAGAGCTCCAGCTGCAAACCGCCAGCCATCTCTACCTTTCCCACACCGGAGGAGGGCGCAGCGTCGAAGAGATTCTGGCAGAAGTCAGAAAGGTCAATGCCCACGCCCCCGTGCTGAGTGATGAGGAGCTGGTCCGCGAGGTGCTTGCACTGGGACGGGCTCGACGACAGCGACTGCTTACCGCTCCGGCGCAGGGTGAGCTGGAACTTGCCACGCTGAAAAAATCCGCCCAGCACGAGCAGACCCATGACTTTCACTCCGCCAAGATCGTGCTGCCGGCACAGGCAGAAGAGCAGAAGATTCTGAACTGGCTGAACTCCCTCCCAGCCTCGGTGCTCAGGGTGAAAATGTTGATGGGCGTGCAGGGCAAGCCGGGAGCGCGTTATCTCTACGAGCGTGTGGGCATGGAGGTGAGTCGCTACCCACAACGCGTGGAACTCGGCCCCGGGGTGGAAAACTCCGTCATTTTGATTGGCCCTAATCTCCCGCTCGCTGAACTTGAACAGTCGGCGCGTGAGTATTTTGGCAAGTAA
- a CDS encoding MerC domain-containing protein — protein MELTAEPISLESRANADRIGIFASILCAIHCAVTPVLLLVMPAFGKAWSHPATHWGMAVVVIPIAVYMMVKGFRRHGQKWVLGLGSLGAVLIVIGAMLPYAEADASGPEGTSAMSMEQAPLAESSCCSACDECVEAPVETPMAAQCVDNCCPSIVVDEAGEKSLHIPPASIVTTLGGLCLIAVHAANLCCSGCGCCSKK, from the coding sequence ATGGAATTAACTGCTGAACCTATCTCCCTTGAAAGCCGTGCGAATGCCGACCGCATCGGTATCTTTGCCTCTATTCTCTGCGCCATTCACTGCGCGGTTACACCGGTCTTGCTACTGGTGATGCCGGCTTTTGGTAAAGCGTGGTCACACCCGGCGACTCACTGGGGCATGGCCGTGGTGGTGATTCCCATCGCAGTCTATATGATGGTCAAAGGCTTCCGTCGCCATGGCCAGAAGTGGGTGCTCGGTCTGGGCAGTCTGGGTGCCGTTCTGATTGTCATCGGTGCGATGCTACCTTACGCGGAGGCGGACGCATCTGGGCCTGAGGGGACATCTGCCATGAGCATGGAGCAGGCTCCGCTTGCTGAATCGAGCTGCTGCAGTGCTTGTGATGAATGTGTGGAGGCTCCGGTGGAGACTCCCATGGCGGCACAATGTGTCGATAACTGCTGCCCGTCGATCGTGGTCGACGAGGCTGGCGAAAAGTCGCTCCACATCCCCCCGGCGAGTATCGTGACCACCTTGGGTGGCTTGTGTTTAATCGCGGTTCACGCGGCGAACTTATGCTGCTCTGGCTGCGGATGTTGTAGCAAAAAATAA
- a CDS encoding PEP-CTERM sorting domain-containing protein has protein sequence MMKTESKLALWVTTLGLQAVALSSLHAVTLQMNDFGAGADVGPSLQQATNSLGTGGSADPATGVITTGTNNNSTYGLNSSSLVDVTSVAGATGFTVEWVISGISQNVGAIQSNDMFFGVTGNSSTATNGDPSLFNNSGNAIGIKLDVIGSVSSFFEVGSSSTGAQQTTALTTDSMEDGFTLSFTVNDDNTWSATSTGLSSEINTSGTLAHATYAGIASNLGAYTSVQGNSIVYTVDSVSISTVPEPSSAALLGLGAMALVFRRKK, from the coding sequence ATGATGAAAACAGAAAGTAAACTGGCCCTCTGGGTCACCACATTGGGGTTACAGGCAGTCGCTCTTTCGTCACTTCATGCCGTGACATTGCAAATGAATGATTTCGGTGCCGGGGCTGATGTGGGGCCTTCTTTGCAACAAGCAACCAATAGCTTGGGCACCGGTGGTTCAGCAGACCCTGCGACAGGAGTGATCACCACCGGGACCAATAATAACAGCACCTATGGACTTAACTCAAGCAGCCTGGTGGATGTCACATCCGTCGCCGGCGCAACTGGCTTCACTGTGGAGTGGGTGATCAGCGGAATTTCTCAAAACGTGGGTGCCATTCAGTCGAACGACATGTTCTTCGGAGTCACTGGAAACTCAAGCACAGCCACAAATGGAGATCCAAGTTTGTTTAACAACAGTGGCAATGCCATTGGGATCAAGCTGGATGTGATTGGTTCGGTATCGAGCTTCTTTGAAGTGGGTTCTTCGAGCACTGGAGCTCAGCAAACAACGGCACTGACCACAGATTCGATGGAGGACGGTTTCACTCTCAGCTTCACTGTGAACGATGACAATACCTGGTCGGCCACTTCCACCGGCTTGTCTTCGGAGATCAATACATCCGGAACACTCGCCCATGCGACCTATGCGGGCATCGCCTCCAACCTCGGCGCTTACACGAGCGTGCAGGGAAATAGCATCGTCTACACCGTGGATAGCGTCAGCATCTCCACCGTCCCAGAGCCGTCCTCCGCAGCCCTTCTCGGTCTCGGAGCCATGGCTCTTGTGTTCCGACGGAAGAAGTAG
- a CDS encoding glutamate-5-semialdehyde dehydrogenase — protein MNSDEIKDAIYQLGHNARTAAHQLAQLTAEKKSDILRAMATSLRADTAAILEANAKDIDAAETKGLTGAMLDRLKLDADRVDAIAAGIEQVADLPDPVGEHLEKISRPNGIEINKVRVPIGVIGIIFESRPNVTSDAAVLCLKSGNATILRGGSEAIHSNKAIAKALQSGGEPAGLPAGAIQLIPFTDRESVAVLAGMDKYLDLIIPRGGKGLIETVVSLARMPVIKHYDGICHAYVDRAADQDLAVAIIDDGKTQKPSVCNALETVLVHKDIADEFLPKLKARLDQRGVEIRADEATQKIIDGTTPAEDADWVTEYLDLIIAVKVVDSTEAAIEHINTHSSQHSEVIITTDDAAAQHFLTAIDSACVYHNVSTRFSDGEEFGFGAEIGISTDKLHARGPMGLKELTSYQYRITGDGQIKDKARQDALD, from the coding sequence ATGAATTCAGACGAAATCAAAGACGCCATCTATCAGCTTGGTCACAACGCGCGCACTGCCGCGCACCAACTGGCCCAGCTCACGGCAGAGAAAAAATCCGACATCCTGCGCGCCATGGCCACGTCCCTGCGTGCGGACACCGCTGCCATCCTCGAGGCGAATGCCAAAGACATCGACGCCGCCGAAACCAAAGGTCTCACCGGAGCGATGTTAGATCGCTTGAAGCTCGATGCCGACCGCGTCGACGCCATCGCCGCGGGCATCGAACAAGTCGCCGACCTTCCAGACCCCGTGGGTGAGCACCTGGAAAAAATCTCCCGCCCGAACGGCATTGAGATCAACAAGGTGCGGGTGCCCATCGGGGTGATTGGTATTATCTTCGAGAGTCGCCCGAACGTGACCTCGGACGCCGCCGTGCTCTGCCTCAAATCGGGCAATGCCACCATCCTGCGTGGCGGCAGTGAAGCGATCCACTCGAACAAAGCCATCGCCAAAGCTCTTCAGTCCGGCGGCGAACCGGCCGGATTACCCGCTGGCGCCATCCAGCTCATCCCCTTCACCGATCGTGAAAGCGTCGCGGTGCTCGCGGGCATGGACAAATATCTCGACCTGATTATCCCACGCGGAGGCAAGGGGCTGATCGAAACCGTGGTCAGCCTGGCACGCATGCCGGTGATCAAGCACTATGATGGCATCTGCCACGCCTACGTCGATCGTGCAGCCGACCAAGATCTCGCGGTCGCCATCATCGACGATGGCAAAACCCAGAAACCCTCGGTCTGCAACGCCCTGGAAACCGTCCTGGTGCACAAGGACATTGCCGATGAGTTTCTACCCAAGCTGAAAGCCCGGCTCGATCAACGTGGTGTGGAAATCCGCGCCGATGAAGCGACCCAAAAAATCATCGACGGCACCACCCCTGCCGAGGACGCCGACTGGGTCACCGAGTATCTCGATCTCATCATCGCGGTCAAAGTGGTCGATTCCACTGAAGCCGCCATTGAGCACATCAATACCCACAGCTCTCAGCACAGCGAAGTGATCATCACCACCGACGACGCAGCGGCCCAACATTTCCTAACGGCCATCGACAGTGCCTGTGTCTACCACAACGTCTCCACCCGCTTCTCCGACGGCGAAGAGTTTGGATTTGGTGCGGAAATCGGCATCAGCACCGACAAACTTCACGCCCGAGGCCCGATGGGGCTGAAAGAGCTGACCAGCTACCAATACCGCATCACTGGCGACGGCCAGATCAAGGACAAGGCGAGACAAGACGCGCTCGACTAA
- a CDS encoding LysR family transcriptional regulator, with product MQHLELRQMQTMIALAETGSLTRAAERVNLSQSALSHQIKALEERYEASLYVRKTSPLQWTREGERLLGLAYDVRRLIEDAERDLTKLKQGVSGQLRIAVECHSCFDWLMPAMDLFRESWPDVEMDLISGFHADPGGLLDEGRADMVIVSRNTRRKRTEYQPLFSFEMPALLANDHPLLAKDYLTARDFELENVICYPIPESRMDLYRKVLQPAGVRPRQQRRTELTVAILQLVASRRGIAVLPRWAVKQHLDSGYISERPVTRNGLQSELYAATQAGSSEHAYMRDFVKMMKSTMSKMFTDVTLLQ from the coding sequence ATGCAGCACTTAGAACTTAGGCAGATGCAGACGATGATTGCCTTGGCCGAAACCGGCAGCCTGACCAGGGCGGCAGAGCGTGTGAATCTGAGCCAGAGTGCTTTATCGCATCAGATCAAGGCGCTGGAAGAGCGCTACGAGGCCTCGCTTTACGTGCGCAAAACCAGTCCGCTGCAGTGGACCAGGGAGGGCGAGCGCTTGTTAGGATTGGCTTACGATGTACGCCGATTGATCGAGGATGCAGAGCGCGATCTAACCAAACTGAAGCAAGGCGTCTCAGGGCAGCTGCGCATCGCGGTGGAGTGCCACTCCTGTTTCGACTGGCTGATGCCGGCAATGGATTTGTTTCGGGAGTCGTGGCCGGATGTGGAGATGGATTTGATTTCAGGTTTCCACGCAGATCCGGGAGGCTTGTTGGATGAGGGGCGGGCCGACATGGTGATCGTCTCGCGCAACACGCGGCGCAAGCGCACCGAATATCAGCCATTGTTCAGCTTTGAAATGCCGGCTTTGTTAGCCAATGATCACCCGCTGTTAGCCAAGGACTACCTGACGGCGCGTGATTTTGAGCTGGAAAACGTGATCTGTTATCCCATTCCGGAAAGCCGCATGGACCTGTATCGTAAAGTCCTGCAGCCGGCAGGCGTGCGTCCCCGGCAGCAGCGGCGAACCGAGCTGACGGTGGCCATTTTACAGCTGGTGGCCAGTCGCAGGGGGATCGCGGTGCTGCCGCGTTGGGCGGTGAAACAGCACCTCGACAGCGGATATATCAGCGAGCGCCCAGTGACGCGGAACGGTTTGCAAAGCGAGCTTTATGCCGCCACCCAAGCGGGCTCCAGCGAGCACGCCTACATGCGTGATTTCGTGAAGATGATGAAATCGACCATGTCCAAGATGTTCACCGACGTGACCCTTTTGCAATGA
- the metE gene encoding 5-methyltetrahydropteroyltriglutamate--homocysteine S-methyltransferase — protein sequence MQKQHITTHVIGYPRLGAGRELKWATEKFWRQEISASALQEVGRKLRRRHWQEQQDAGLDFVTVNDFSFYDTTLDTALMFGIVPKRFGASDADRGLSDYFSFARGAEGREPLAMTKWFDTNYHYLVPEIDDDLKFTLHPEKILGELEEAISAGYRAKPTLLGPVSLLSLSRASDPKHGDPLQHLEQLLPLYGELLEQLSAAGAEWIQLEEPVLADDLSAAQHAAIVRTYMKLGQHKGGSRLLLASYYGSVRGKLNTLFTLPIDGVHLDITEQPEDAVTAARYLPDDKILSLGLVQGREIWAAKLAELREIGEEVLEHIDAERLWLASSCSLQHMPHTLEHESELPSPLRPWLAFAKEKLVELRHLSQALAGSADEAVFAANEEIHRRRALTPGVEVGSLRESYQALDRDEHKRRLPFPQRIPRQQQLLQLPEFPTTTIGSFPQTQEVRSQRAAFRRRKLTAEQYRVFVKDQIRNCIRKQEDIGLDVLVHGEFERNDMVEYFAEGLKGVASSQFGWVQSYGTRCVKPPIIWGDIERPKAITVPWISYAQSLTNRPVKGMLTGPITILQWSFVRDDLPREQVAKQIACAIRAEVLDLERAGTAIIQVDEPALREGLPLRQNEQAAYLSWAADAFKISTSAVAPETQIHTHMCYSEFEDIFQTIIDLDADVISIETTRNRLKLLETFRNHGYPNQIGPGIWDIHSPWVPSVESMTSLLTKATGIIPRENLWVNPDCGLKTRQWKESEASLRNLVVAAEQLRACTTLS from the coding sequence ATGCAAAAACAACACATTACAACACACGTCATCGGCTACCCGCGACTGGGAGCTGGCCGCGAACTGAAGTGGGCGACGGAAAAATTCTGGCGTCAGGAAATCTCAGCCTCAGCGCTGCAAGAGGTCGGCCGGAAGTTGCGCCGACGTCACTGGCAGGAGCAGCAGGACGCCGGACTGGATTTTGTCACGGTGAACGATTTCAGCTTCTACGACACCACCCTCGATACCGCCTTGATGTTCGGCATCGTGCCGAAGAGATTTGGCGCATCCGATGCCGACCGGGGACTGAGCGACTACTTCAGCTTCGCCCGTGGCGCCGAGGGCCGTGAGCCACTGGCGATGACCAAGTGGTTCGACACCAATTACCACTACCTCGTTCCGGAAATCGACGACGACCTGAAATTCACCCTCCATCCAGAGAAAATCCTGGGGGAACTCGAGGAGGCGATCTCGGCTGGCTACCGCGCCAAGCCAACTTTGTTAGGGCCTGTTAGTCTGCTGTCACTCAGTCGCGCCAGCGACCCCAAGCATGGCGATCCGCTGCAACATTTAGAGCAGCTACTCCCCCTCTACGGAGAACTTCTGGAACAACTCTCCGCCGCCGGGGCCGAATGGATTCAGCTCGAAGAGCCGGTCCTCGCCGACGACCTCAGCGCGGCCCAGCACGCAGCGATTGTCCGCACCTACATGAAGCTCGGGCAGCACAAAGGTGGCAGCCGACTGCTGCTGGCTAGCTACTACGGCAGCGTCCGGGGCAAGCTGAATACGCTGTTCACCCTACCAATCGATGGCGTCCATCTCGATATCACCGAGCAGCCCGAGGACGCGGTGACGGCAGCGCGTTACCTCCCGGATGACAAAATCCTCTCGCTGGGGCTGGTGCAAGGCAGAGAAATCTGGGCCGCGAAACTGGCAGAGCTGCGCGAGATCGGCGAGGAAGTGTTAGAACACATCGATGCAGAGCGTCTCTGGCTCGCATCGTCCTGTTCTCTGCAACACATGCCTCACACCCTGGAACATGAAAGCGAGCTCCCCTCTCCGCTGCGCCCTTGGCTCGCCTTCGCCAAGGAAAAGCTCGTGGAACTGCGCCACCTCTCCCAGGCCTTGGCCGGTTCCGCCGATGAGGCTGTGTTTGCTGCCAATGAGGAAATCCACCGCCGTCGCGCACTCACCCCGGGGGTCGAGGTCGGCAGTTTACGCGAAAGCTACCAGGCTCTGGACCGTGACGAACACAAAAGGCGGCTGCCATTTCCCCAACGCATCCCACGGCAACAGCAGCTGCTCCAGCTCCCCGAGTTCCCCACCACCACCATCGGATCCTTTCCGCAAACCCAAGAAGTCCGAAGCCAGCGAGCTGCCTTCCGGCGCCGCAAGCTCACCGCCGAGCAGTATCGTGTATTTGTCAAAGACCAGATCCGCAACTGCATCCGCAAACAGGAAGACATCGGCCTGGACGTGCTGGTGCACGGTGAGTTCGAGCGCAACGACATGGTCGAATACTTTGCCGAAGGACTGAAAGGGGTCGCCAGTTCACAGTTCGGATGGGTGCAAAGTTACGGCACCCGCTGTGTCAAACCTCCGATCATCTGGGGCGACATCGAACGCCCCAAGGCGATCACCGTGCCGTGGATTTCCTATGCTCAGAGCCTTACCAATCGACCCGTCAAAGGCATGCTCACCGGCCCCATCACCATTCTGCAATGGAGTTTTGTGCGTGATGATTTGCCGCGGGAACAAGTCGCCAAACAAATCGCCTGCGCCATCCGCGCAGAAGTGCTCGATCTCGAACGTGCCGGAACCGCCATCATTCAGGTGGACGAACCGGCGCTGCGCGAAGGGCTGCCACTGCGCCAAAATGAACAAGCCGCCTACCTCTCCTGGGCCGCAGACGCGTTTAAAATCTCCACCTCCGCAGTGGCGCCGGAAACGCAGATTCACACGCATATGTGTTACTCCGAGTTCGAGGATATTTTCCAGACCATCATCGATCTGGATGCCGATGTCATCTCCATCGAAACCACGCGCAATCGGCTCAAGCTGCTAGAGACTTTCCGAAACCACGGCTACCCGAACCAGATCGGCCCAGGCATCTGGGACATCCACTCCCCCTGGGTGCCAAGTGTGGAAAGCATGACCTCCCTGCTGACCAAAGCAACGGGCATCATCCCACGGGAAAACCTCTGGGTAAATCCGGACTGCGGACTAAAAACCCGCCAATGGAAAGAGAGTGAGGCATCACTGCGAAACCTCGTCGTCGCCGCCGAACAACTCCGTGCTTGCACGACATTGAGCTAA
- the proB gene encoding glutamate 5-kinase, with protein MDQIIVVKVGTGVLTRAEDATLDGASLLRLVNAIAQCVGPHGKCILVSSGAVGAGITAFGLTEYPKELATKQAVSAVGQTRLMHAYENLFAHFRVNVAQLLRTADDFRDTERRANTKATLLRLLHEPAVVPIVNQNDTVAYSDYCVGDNDMLAVRVAELVKADKLVIFSSIDGLYGEGGIGGEIIPVVEDVDSVFDFAEEKKARMSMGGMKAKLTAVKRAVDGGIETCIANGREPERLRDIINGRGICTRFLAKKPATK; from the coding sequence GTGGACCAAATAATCGTCGTCAAAGTAGGAACAGGAGTGCTCACCAGAGCGGAAGATGCCACCCTCGATGGAGCTTCCCTGTTACGTCTCGTCAATGCAATCGCCCAATGCGTGGGCCCGCACGGTAAATGCATCCTTGTCTCCAGTGGAGCTGTAGGAGCTGGCATCACCGCATTCGGCCTCACCGAGTATCCCAAAGAGCTGGCCACCAAACAAGCGGTCTCCGCTGTCGGTCAGACTCGCCTGATGCACGCATACGAAAACCTCTTCGCGCACTTCCGCGTCAACGTGGCCCAGCTGCTCCGGACCGCCGATGATTTCCGCGATACCGAACGCCGCGCCAACACCAAGGCCACCCTGCTGCGACTGCTGCACGAGCCAGCCGTGGTGCCCATCGTGAACCAGAACGATACCGTGGCCTACAGCGATTACTGCGTAGGTGATAACGACATGCTCGCCGTCCGCGTGGCCGAACTGGTCAAAGCCGACAAGCTGGTGATCTTCTCCAGCATCGACGGACTTTACGGCGAAGGCGGCATCGGTGGTGAAATCATCCCGGTGGTGGAAGACGTTGATTCGGTCTTCGATTTTGCCGAAGAAAAAAAAGCCCGGATGTCCATGGGTGGCATGAAAGCCAAACTCACAGCGGTGAAACGCGCTGTCGACGGCGGGATCGAAACCTGCATCGCCAACGGTCGCGAACCAGAACGCCTCAGGGACATCATCAACGGCCGAGGCATCTGCACCCGCTTCCTCGCCAAAAAACCCGCCACGAAATAA
- a CDS encoding PEP-CTERM sorting domain-containing protein (PEP-CTERM proteins occur, often in large numbers, in the proteomes of bacteria that also encode an exosortase, a predicted intramembrane cysteine proteinase. The presence of a PEP-CTERM domain at a protein's C-terminus predicts cleavage within the sorting domain, followed by covalent anchoring to some some component of the (usually Gram-negative) cell surface. Many PEP-CTERM proteins exhibit an unusual sequence composition that includes large numbers of potential glycosylation sites. Expression of one such protein has been shown restore the ability of a bacterium to form floc, a type of biofilm.), producing the protein MKYQSIALTTLSLLAACGTSQAVIVYHDEFDGDFLINNNYVGGGLISDTYLDLADPFIDEGVLTSNQNPVQGFKVAYLHTENQFDLSGGFTLTVDFQTAASSSFASFTSSFGIVDEITASGTDLGNLNAFMQTDADLNAVGFSATTRNGFQGLNSDTTGGALTSASTALNSAIDLGTRQTFTLTVNADGSADFDLDGTSASLGAGTFSDLFTNSADGEYFFAAYTQGNSGMNIYEITIDAVPEPSSAALLGLGGLALILRRRR; encoded by the coding sequence ATGAAATATCAATCCATTGCACTTACCACACTCTCCCTGCTTGCAGCCTGTGGAACTTCCCAAGCCGTTATCGTCTATCATGATGAATTCGACGGTGATTTTCTCATCAACAATAACTATGTTGGTGGTGGACTCATTAGCGACACCTACTTGGACCTAGCAGACCCATTCATCGATGAAGGAGTATTGACTTCAAACCAGAATCCAGTTCAAGGCTTTAAAGTCGCTTACTTGCATACCGAAAATCAATTTGATCTGTCTGGAGGTTTCACCCTGACCGTGGACTTCCAAACGGCGGCTTCAAGCAGCTTTGCGTCTTTCACCTCATCCTTCGGTATTGTTGACGAAATCACTGCTTCCGGAACCGATCTGGGCAACCTGAATGCCTTCATGCAGACCGATGCTGATTTGAATGCAGTCGGATTTTCCGCCACCACAAGAAACGGTTTTCAAGGTCTCAACTCCGACACCACCGGCGGTGCATTGACATCTGCATCCACCGCATTGAACAGCGCGATCGATCTGGGAACCCGTCAAACATTCACCCTGACAGTGAATGCGGACGGCAGCGCTGATTTCGACCTCGACGGCACCTCCGCTAGTCTCGGCGCCGGCACATTTTCCGACCTTTTCACCAACTCCGCAGATGGTGAGTACTTCTTCGCCGCTTATACCCAAGGCAATTCCGGCATGAACATCTATGAAATCACCATCGATGCCGTGCCTGAGCCATCCTCCGCAGCCCTTCTTGGCCTCGGTGGACTTGCTCTGATTCTGCGTCGTCGCAGATAG